The window AAAAGAGAATGGAGACAACCATCCCTTTCTCTGCTTGTTCCGCTGCAAACACCATGACTAAAAATCCGATCCCTAATAAAAACAAACTGATCACAAATTTGAGAATGGGATTGGGATTTTTGTTTGTTTTGGAAAGAGTGAACCAAAGGAAAGAAAGAAGAGGACCAAAGACAAGGATCATCAGAGGGTTTAACGACTGTAAGAGGGAGGCTGGGATTTCCCAACCAAAGAAAAAACGATCGGTATTGCGTAAGGCAAATAAATTGAGAGAGGTTCCCATCTGTTCAAATGCCATCCAAAAGAAAATACTAAAAAAACTAAGAAGCCCAATGAGTGTTATTTTTGAAATGGTATCGGTCTCCCCATTGGTTTCCTTGGAATGGGATGCCAAGTTTTGCGGATTGGATCCCATGGAAACTTGTGTATGGTGGTTTCTATTTTCTGTTTTGGCCCAAATGGATTCTGGCAAGGAACGACTTCCAAAATAAAAAACGAGGATACCAATACCCATACCAACACCTGCCGAAAAAAAACCTAAATGCCAATCGACCTTCTCCCCTAAACTTCCGGCAATGATCGGACCAAGTAGGCCCCCCAAATTAATCCCCATATAAAAAATCGTAAATCCACTATCCCGCAGGTTTGGTGTATTCGTATACAAACGACCAAAGATCGTGGAAATATTGGGTTTAAAAAAACCATTTCCGAGTGCTAACAAACATAACCCAAAATAAAAATAATGAATATTTGGCATCGCAAGGGAAAGGTGACCGAGTAACATAAGCACACTTCCCAGATAAATTGCAAATTTGTAACTGAGATACCGATCGGTAATGTATCCTCCAATCACAGGTGTTAGGTAAACAAAACTTGTATAATAGGCATAAACAGTACCGGCATCCCTATCAGAAAAACCAAGTGACTTAACAAGATACAATACAAGCAGAGCACGCATCCCATAATAACTGAGCCTTTCCCACATCTCAGTGAGAAATAAACTCGTGATCCCTCTCGGATGAACTTCTAATTTGATTTGGTCCGGCTTTTCCAGATGGTTTCCTCATGCCCTAGGGATAAATTCACAAACCTTGCTGCGACAAATAAATAATCCGACAATCGGTTGATGTAAATCCTTAAATCGTTATGGATCTCACCACCCGATTCTATGTACACGAGTAAATCTCTTTCCAAACGGCGGCAGATGGTACGAGCGATATGTAAGGTACTCGCCATCTCAGTACCACCTGGTAAGATAAAGAATTTAATTTCAGGAAGTGACGAAACCAAACGGTCAATCTCTTTCTCGAGCCCCTCCACGTCCAAAGCCTGTACCACAGTTCCATCTATGGACTCTTTTGGCACATAACCCGCAAGTTCCGATCCGATCTCAAAGAGAAAACTTTGGATCATTTGCAAATGGTCTAAAAATGCTTTTTCGAGAGATGCCTTTTGACTCAAGGCTAAGGCAAGTCCTATGGTACTATTCAATTCATCACAAGTTCCATACAGATCCACTCTCCTGTCGGTCTTGGATACCTTTTTCCCAGATGCTAAATACGTTTGTCCGCCATCGCCAAATTTGGTGTAGATTTTCAAAATCTGAAGTCCTTTGCCCTAAATTTTCTTTACAGTCATCAGTTTTTTGGTATAGAATCATCTGGAAAGGAAAAATTCACGGGAGAACCAAGGGCAGGCAACCCCTTCTCTCCTCGAAGGAATGGATTTCTGGAAACGGATTTTTTCCTTTCTCCGCCTGTAGGGAAACAAGCGGGTCATGGACACACAGGAGGGTGTGACAATGATTATCAATCACAACATCAGTGCTCTCGTTGCAAAACGAGCGCTCTCAAACACCAGTCGAGACATGGACAAGTCCATGGAACACCTAGCTACGGGTATGCGAATCAACAGACCTGGGGATGATTCCCTGGGGTTTTCCGTATCCGAAAAACTTAGATCCCAAATCCGAGCACTTGGCCAAGCGGAGCGAAATACCCAGGATGGTATGTCGTTTTTACAAGTCACGGAAGGATCTTTGGACCAAGTAAACTCCATATTACAGAGGTTACGTGAACTTTCCGTACAATCAGCAAACGGAATCTATTCGGATGAAGACAGAAAACTTGTCCAATTAGAAGTATCCCAACTGGTTGAAGAAGTGGAACGGATCGGAACATCTGCGGAGTTTAATAAAGTTAAACCATTGGATGGTAGGTTTTCAAGGGCGAACAAAAATCCAATGACCTTACAAGTGGGTGCAAACGGAACAGAAAAAATTGAAGTCTACATCAATACGATGACAAGTTCTTCATTGAAACTGAAACAAGCTGGAAACAAGTTGACACTTTCAACTCCAAACAAAGCTTCCGATTCACTCCAGGTTTTGGATGATGCCATATCGAAAGTCAATCGACTTAGATCAGACTTAGGCGCCTATTATAACCGTTTGGATTTAACCTTAAAATCACTCAGTAACAACTATGTGAATATGGTTTCTTCTGAATCACAAATAAGAGACGCGGATATGGCAACGGAAATGGTGGAATACTCGAAAAACCAAATCCTAACCAAATCAGGTGTGGCCATGCTGGCACAAGCAAATCTCAGACCAGAATCAGTAGTAAAACTCCTCACGGACAGATACTAAGGTTTTTTAAGAGATGGAAATCCTCCTTGCAAACAAGGAGGATTTCTTTAAACTTTGTCCGAAACCTTCAAATCGAAGGGAAAAGAGGACAATCACTTTGAAACAAATCATCTCAGGAATTTTATCCCTATCATTACTATCCACAATTTCTTGTGGTCTATCAGACAACACGAAACGACTGATCCTAAGTACATCCATTGGATGTGGTGTTGGACTTGCGTTAGGTGCTGTTTATGACGAATCACAAAGAAAAAAAGACACTAAAAACAAAAAGAATGATTTCCAAAGACAAGTGAAAGAATCCTTGACGATGGAAAAAAAGAAACCACAAAACAAAGGTAAGATCATTGGTTTGGGCGCGGGTTGCCTTGCTGGTCTTGGAACTGGTTTTTATCTGAATACTATGTATGATAACATGGCAGAAGAGATGAAAAAACAAGGTATCACTCTGACTAAAAGTGAACGTGGTGGAGAAACAGTGGCACTCACGGCAACGATGGACGGTGGAATTGCCTTTGAAGATGGAAAAGCAGACCTCAAAGGGAAAGGAAAAGAAAACGTTGATAAGTTAGCGGAAGCTCTTGCGGCCTACCCTGAAACCAAAATCAATATCACTGGACATGCCAATCGAACTGGCGCAGAAGACCTAAACCTCAGACTTTCGCAAGACAGAGCTGTGACTGCAAAAGATGCCATCATTGAAAATGGAGTGGAAGGAAAACGAATTGGAACTGTCCAAGGACTTGGTTCCTCTACACCAATGAAAAACGTGGATCCTAAAGATGGATCGAACCGACGTGTGGAAGTAGAAATCGTTCCCGCTAGTTAATCACAAAAAATAAAAGATTCGAGAAGATCTCTCGATAAAAAAAGCCTACAAAGAAACTTTGTAGGCTTTTTCTTTTTGGATCTGAATCTAAAGTTCTTTTTTTAGTTACATTCCAAGTCCAGGGAATCCACCCATGGCTTGCATTTGTTTTGCGGCTCCCGCTTGGGCATCTTGTAAAGCTTTTGTATAGGCTTCTTGGATGGATCGTTCCAAAAGGTTTTTATCCTTTTTTTCCAAAAGTTCATCTTCGATTTGGATTGATTTCATCTGGAATTTTCCATCTAAAGTGATGGAGAGAAGTTTATTCTTAGAAATTCCTACAAAATTTAAGACCGCAAGTTCCTTTTCCATGGTTTTTACCTGCGAGCGCATCTTTTTCATCTGCTTGAGCATATCAAACTTGTTTCCACCAGCACCACCGAACATAATCACCTCTTCTACATTTCAGGATTTTTTTTCTAAGAAAGAACGCAAATATAAAACTTCGGATGTCGATACTAAAGAATATGATCCATCCAAATTCTCCCTACAAACGAATCTGGGATCTATTTGTTTTTTTATGCATTACGTATTTTGCCATCGAAGTGCCGATTCGGCTTGTTTTCCCTCATAAATTGACCGTAGGTGTCACCCACTTTGAAAGGTTCATTCAAATCATTTTTGGAATTGATTTGGTTTTAAACTTTTTCACTTCCATTCTCAAAGACAGACTCGTCATTCAAAACAAAAAAATCGTCGCGAAAACATATCTAAAGTCATGGTTTCTCATCGATTTTTTATCTGCCTTTCCATTTGACCTCTTTGGAGGTTTTTTCTTTGAATATTTTGGAGTTACGGATAG of the Leptospira biflexa serovar Patoc strain 'Patoc 1 (Paris)' genome contains:
- a CDS encoding peptide MFS transporter — encoded protein: MEKPDQIKLEVHPRGITSLFLTEMWERLSYYGMRALLVLYLVKSLGFSDRDAGTVYAYYTSFVYLTPVIGGYITDRYLSYKFAIYLGSVLMLLGHLSLAMPNIHYFYFGLCLLALGNGFFKPNISTIFGRLYTNTPNLRDSGFTIFYMGINLGGLLGPIIAGSLGEKVDWHLGFFSAGVGMGIGILVFYFGSRSLPESIWAKTENRNHHTQVSMGSNPQNLASHSKETNGETDTISKITLIGLLSFFSIFFWMAFEQMGTSLNLFALRNTDRFFFGWEIPASLLQSLNPLMILVFGPLLSFLWFTLSKTNKNPNPILKFVISLFLLGIGFLVMVFAAEQAEKGMVVSILFLVSVYFWNTLSELCLSPVGLSFVSQMAPVRFASLLMGIWFLSTAFGHYAAGILSGYQREWGSMAQFYAFFVLVSWSAAIVLCGIYFWKRTSILWLINDTNQTKDDDGSPIRASVES
- a CDS encoding cob(I)yrinic acid a,c-diamide adenosyltransferase, which gives rise to MKIYTKFGDGGQTYLASGKKVSKTDRRVDLYGTCDELNSTIGLALALSQKASLEKAFLDHLQMIQSFLFEIGSELAGYVPKESIDGTVVQALDVEGLEKEIDRLVSSLPEIKFFILPGGTEMASTLHIARTICRRLERDLLVYIESGGEIHNDLRIYINRLSDYLFVAARFVNLSLGHEETIWKSRTKSN
- a CDS encoding flagellin, producing the protein MIINHNISALVAKRALSNTSRDMDKSMEHLATGMRINRPGDDSLGFSVSEKLRSQIRALGQAERNTQDGMSFLQVTEGSLDQVNSILQRLRELSVQSANGIYSDEDRKLVQLEVSQLVEEVERIGTSAEFNKVKPLDGRFSRANKNPMTLQVGANGTEKIEVYINTMTSSSLKLKQAGNKLTLSTPNKASDSLQVLDDAISKVNRLRSDLGAYYNRLDLTLKSLSNNYVNMVSSESQIRDADMATEMVEYSKNQILTKSGVAMLAQANLRPESVVKLLTDRY
- a CDS encoding OmpA family protein produces the protein MKQIISGILSLSLLSTISCGLSDNTKRLILSTSIGCGVGLALGAVYDESQRKKDTKNKKNDFQRQVKESLTMEKKKPQNKGKIIGLGAGCLAGLGTGFYLNTMYDNMAEEMKKQGITLTKSERGGETVALTATMDGGIAFEDGKADLKGKGKENVDKLAEALAAYPETKINITGHANRTGAEDLNLRLSQDRAVTAKDAIIENGVEGKRIGTVQGLGSSTPMKNVDPKDGSNRRVEVEIVPAS
- a CDS encoding YbaB/EbfC family nucleoid-associated protein: MFGGAGGNKFDMLKQMKKMRSQVKTMEKELAVLNFVGISKNKLLSITLDGKFQMKSIQIEDELLEKKDKNLLERSIQEAYTKALQDAQAGAAKQMQAMGGFPGLGM